A part of Candidatus Zixiibacteriota bacterium genomic DNA contains:
- a CDS encoding cache domain-containing protein: protein MNWKRTIWFRLSIGFIAIILVSNVVLFLITMFSVSGIIIEEVQTRVCMDLNSACKIFKEHTDDICLLLRATSMRRSVPVPLESWDREDLHRLLRSIWQVGELDMLSLLDTNGKVIYREHNPGQMGDNISHNPIVARALREKKCIRGTAIVTYEELERKSADMLRRASPEIKLAKADQSGEKSIHRDGMVIGAAVPIVDLQKEGKIVGFLYGAKLLNQSCEIVDEIKEDLYQDESYQGMDIGAATIFQGNIRVSTSLTGKDGSRAVGTRVSTVVYEKVLKMQKAWADRAFVVDDWYITAYAPIRNPEDKVIGILGVGVREEAFLHNRRLAARIFLGVIIFMTIISLVLLALATRTILRPIGRIIKMSGKIVVGDLSARVNIRPPGEMGMLCLAIDQMADAVAQREETLEQITRRQIGESKKMASIGRMAAGIAHEINNPLTGLLTFEHLLKSEKGLSDKGKEYLEIMYNETSRMREIVMGLLNFARESSLEMKPLDVNEMIQQWLKLLRNQKEFKDITIKEKFAEGLSKVNGDANQLQQVFVNLSLNACEAMPEGGILSISTSEKNGKVLISIEDTGCGIKEDHLEMIFEPFFTTKSVGKGTGLGLSVSYAIVSKHGGILKVDSKEGEGTVFTISLPIKSG from the coding sequence GTGAATTGGAAAAGGACAATATGGTTCCGACTGAGCATAGGCTTCATTGCGATCATCCTGGTGAGCAATGTCGTGCTGTTTCTGATTACCATGTTCAGCGTCAGTGGGATCATCATTGAGGAAGTGCAAACTCGAGTGTGCATGGACCTCAACTCCGCCTGCAAGATATTTAAAGAACACACAGACGATATTTGTCTCCTGCTTCGGGCAACCTCAATGCGCCGAAGTGTCCCCGTTCCGCTTGAAAGCTGGGATAGGGAAGATTTGCACAGACTCCTGCGGAGCATCTGGCAAGTGGGAGAGTTAGACATGCTCTCCCTGTTGGATACGAATGGCAAGGTTATCTACCGCGAACATAATCCGGGACAGATGGGGGACAATATTTCCCATAACCCGATAGTGGCCCGGGCTCTGAGGGAGAAAAAATGTATCCGGGGCACGGCGATCGTAACGTATGAGGAGTTGGAAAGAAAATCTGCCGATATGCTGCGTAGGGCGTCTCCTGAGATAAAGCTTGCCAAGGCCGACCAGTCCGGAGAAAAGAGTATACACCGCGATGGAATGGTCATCGGAGCGGCGGTTCCCATAGTGGACCTGCAAAAAGAGGGGAAAATTGTAGGATTCCTGTATGGAGCAAAACTCCTGAACCAGAGTTGCGAGATTGTCGATGAAATCAAAGAGGATCTGTACCAGGATGAGAGCTACCAAGGTATGGATATCGGAGCCGCTACGATTTTCCAAGGAAATATCCGTGTTTCCACCAGCTTAACGGGGAAGGATGGCTCGCGGGCCGTTGGTACGCGGGTGAGCACTGTAGTTTATGAAAAGGTGCTGAAAATGCAGAAAGCATGGGCCGACCGAGCCTTTGTGGTCGATGACTGGTACATCACCGCCTATGCGCCGATTCGTAACCCCGAAGATAAGGTCATTGGAATTTTGGGTGTCGGCGTAAGAGAAGAGGCGTTCCTCCACAACCGGAGACTCGCGGCGCGGATCTTTCTTGGCGTGATAATTTTCATGACCATAATCAGCTTAGTACTGCTGGCACTTGCGACCAGAACCATCCTACGTCCCATCGGGCGGATCATTAAGATGTCCGGCAAGATTGTGGTAGGCGACCTATCGGCCAGGGTAAATATACGGCCTCCCGGCGAAATGGGCATGCTCTGCTTGGCGATTGATCAAATGGCCGACGCCGTGGCACAAAGAGAGGAGACTCTTGAGCAGATAACTCGTCGACAGATTGGGGAGAGCAAGAAAATGGCATCAATAGGCCGAATGGCGGCGGGTATCGCCCATGAGATCAACAACCCGCTGACCGGATTACTGACCTTCGAACACCTGCTGAAGAGCGAGAAAGGTCTCAGCGATAAGGGAAAGGAATATCTCGAAATCATGTACAACGAGACCTCCCGAATGCGTGAAATCGTCATGGGATTGCTGAATTTTGCCCGTGAGTCCTCCTTGGAGATGAAGCCCTTAGATGTAAACGAGATGATTCAGCAATGGTTAAAACTTCTGCGCAACCAGAAAGAGTTCAAGGATATAACCATCAAGGAGAAATTCGCCGAGGGTCTGTCCAAAGTAAATGGAGATGCCAATCAATTGCAGCAGGTATTTGTCAATCTTTCTCTTAACGCCTGCGAAGCCATGCCCGAGGGTGGCATACTGTCAATTTCTACCTCGGAGAAAAATGGAAAGGTGCTGATCTCAATTGAGGATACGGGCTGCGGTATTAAGGAAGACCATCTTGAAATGATATTCGAACCGTTCTTTACGACCAAATCTGTTGGAAAGGGAACTGGTCTCGGTCTGAGTGTAAGCTATGCTATAGTAAGCAAGCATGGCGGAATCTTAAAGGTAGATAGTAAAGAGGGCGAGGGTACCGTCTTTACCATTAGCCTGCCCATTAAGTCAGGATGA
- a CDS encoding NADH-quinone oxidoreductase subunit NuoF, producing MPINNVEGKSSVDKESDGYRMHLMLCAGTGCVSSGSYKIKDALERELAKHNLTDEVTVVMTGCNGFCAQGPVMVVKPDEIFYQRLKEKDIPHLVEEHMLKGRPVKELMYTPPAEESVVPKMSDIGFFKKQRLLALRNRGLIDPEVIEEYIARGGYKALAKALAEMKPEEVVREMIASGLRGRGGGGFPTGIKWKTCRETPGEPKYVVCNADEGDPGAYMDRSIIEGDPHSVLEGMIIAAYAIGSSNGYIYIRHEYPLALKRLERAIADAREYGLLGKNIFDRGFDFDVTIHCGAGAFVCGESTALMASMEGRVGEPRAKYIHTVEHGLWDRPTSLNNVETYANVPLIILRGAKWFTSIGTGDVADNPWGGSKGTKVFSLVGKVQNTGLVEVAMGITLREIIFDIGGGIPNGKKFKAVQTGGPSGGVIPENLLDLPVDFDQLTRVGSMMGSGGMIVMDEDDCMVDIARYFIEFLVGESCGKCLPCREGLMQINKMLNDICSGQAQEGVLELLEQTCNMVASCSLCALGGSAPNPVLSTLRYFRDEYEAHVRDKKCPAGLCKDLITYYIDPEKCTGCMLCARNCPQNAIEGEKKKIHKINTDLCIKCGICRDVCNKDAVMVK from the coding sequence ATGCCAATCAATAACGTAGAGGGAAAGTCATCTGTTGACAAGGAGTCGGACGGTTACCGCATGCATCTTATGCTCTGCGCCGGAACCGGCTGCGTCTCAAGCGGTTCTTACAAGATCAAGGACGCCCTGGAGCGTGAGCTGGCCAAGCACAATCTCACCGACGAGGTGACCGTGGTCATGACCGGATGCAATGGCTTCTGTGCCCAGGGGCCAGTCATGGTAGTCAAGCCGGACGAAATCTTCTATCAGCGTCTCAAAGAGAAAGACATTCCTCACCTTGTCGAAGAGCACATGCTCAAGGGCCGGCCGGTTAAGGAGCTAATGTACACGCCGCCAGCCGAAGAGTCTGTCGTACCTAAGATGAGCGATATCGGTTTCTTTAAAAAGCAGCGCCTTCTCGCACTTCGCAACCGCGGCCTAATTGACCCGGAGGTGATTGAGGAGTATATCGCCAGGGGTGGTTACAAAGCCTTGGCCAAGGCGCTTGCCGAAATGAAACCCGAGGAGGTTGTCCGGGAGATGATTGCTTCTGGACTTCGCGGGCGCGGAGGCGGGGGCTTCCCTACCGGTATCAAGTGGAAAACATGCCGTGAGACACCCGGAGAACCTAAATACGTCGTCTGCAACGCGGACGAAGGCGATCCTGGCGCATATATGGACCGCAGTATCATCGAGGGGGATCCTCACTCTGTGCTGGAGGGCATGATCATTGCCGCCTATGCCATCGGATCCAGCAATGGATATATCTACATCCGCCATGAGTACCCCCTTGCCCTCAAGCGTCTGGAAAGAGCTATCGCCGACGCGCGCGAGTACGGCCTTCTGGGCAAGAATATCTTCGACCGGGGCTTCGATTTCGATGTCACCATCCATTGTGGAGCCGGCGCCTTCGTGTGCGGCGAGTCCACGGCCTTGATGGCTTCCATGGAAGGTAGAGTTGGCGAGCCGCGCGCTAAGTACATTCACACCGTAGAACACGGCCTGTGGGACCGACCCACCAGCCTTAACAATGTAGAGACCTATGCCAACGTGCCTTTGATTATTCTGCGCGGCGCCAAGTGGTTTACCTCCATCGGCACCGGCGACGTTGCCGACAATCCCTGGGGCGGCAGCAAAGGCACCAAAGTTTTCTCCCTGGTGGGCAAGGTCCAGAACACCGGGTTGGTAGAAGTAGCCATGGGGATAACCCTGCGGGAGATTATCTTCGACATCGGCGGCGGGATTCCCAACGGCAAAAAGTTCAAGGCGGTGCAGACCGGCGGGCCTTCGGGCGGAGTGATTCCGGAAAACCTGCTCGATCTGCCGGTTGATTTCGACCAACTTACCAGAGTAGGCTCAATGATGGGCTCAGGCGGCATGATAGTAATGGACGAGGACGACTGCATGGTGGACATTGCTCGATACTTTATCGAATTCCTCGTTGGCGAGTCATGCGGCAAATGCCTGCCGTGCCGAGAGGGACTGATGCAAATCAACAAAATGCTTAATGATATCTGCAGCGGCCAGGCCCAAGAGGGAGTCCTTGAGCTGCTGGAACAAACCTGTAATATGGTTGCAAGCTGTTCGCTCTGTGCCTTGGGTGGATCAGCGCCCAATCCTGTACTGAGCACACTTAGATACTTCCGAGATGAGTACGAAGCCCACGTCCGGGATAAGAAGTGTCCGGCCGGGTTATGCAAGGACCTTATCACCTATTACATCGACCCTGAGAAGTGCACCGGTTGTATGCTGTGTGCAAGAAATTGCCCGCAGAACGCCATTGAGGGCGAAAAGAAAAAGATCCACAAGATAAATACTGATCTGTGCATCAAGTGCGGCATCTGTCGAGATGTATGCAACAAGGATGCGGTTATGGTAAAATGA
- a CDS encoding (2Fe-2S) ferredoxin domain-containing protein encodes MAKLKIEDLDKIMEQKKKTMSLRDGAGRVKITVHMGTCGIAAGARKIMAEVMRCVEEVDASDIIVTTSGCAGFCSREPMMTVEVVEQAPVKYVELDKKKVAKIFDEHVMKGNVVKDYALAIGSEQTL; translated from the coding sequence ATGGCCAAATTGAAAATTGAAGATCTCGACAAGATCATGGAGCAAAAAAAGAAAACTATGTCCCTGAGAGATGGGGCAGGGCGGGTCAAGATCACGGTGCACATGGGCACCTGCGGGATCGCGGCCGGCGCACGGAAAATAATGGCCGAGGTCATGCGCTGCGTGGAGGAGGTAGATGCCAGCGACATCATCGTCACCACCTCTGGCTGTGCGGGTTTCTGCAGTCGCGAGCCAATGATGACTGTCGAGGTAGTCGAGCAAGCCCCTGTAAAATACGTGGAGCTTGATAAAAAGAAGGTAGCTAAAATTTTCGACGAGCATGTTATGAAGGGAAACGTCGTCAAAGATTATGCCCTGGCAATAGGAAGCGAGCAGACATTATGA
- a CDS encoding NAD(P)H-dependent oxidoreductase subunit E encodes METQIAKPDNILDNILTRWKRDKSNLIEILQDVQERYRHIPMHIARTLAEELDVPLNRIFHIATFYKGFTLKPRGKHTICVCTGTACHVKGGTRILENIKRDLGVEEGGTTEDLLFSLESVRCVGCCGLAPVVTIDGEVYGNTSSVKVNRILNKKRKAEQA; translated from the coding sequence ATGGAAACGCAGATAGCCAAACCGGATAACATACTTGACAACATATTGACCCGATGGAAACGTGATAAAAGCAATCTGATTGAGATACTCCAGGATGTTCAGGAGCGCTACCGCCACATCCCAATGCATATTGCCAGAACGCTCGCCGAAGAGCTGGATGTACCCCTGAACCGCATCTTCCACATCGCCACGTTCTACAAAGGCTTCACACTCAAGCCCAGGGGCAAGCACACCATCTGCGTGTGCACCGGCACGGCCTGTCATGTCAAGGGAGGAACCCGGATTCTCGAGAACATAAAGCGGGATCTTGGCGTGGAGGAGGGAGGAACAACAGAGGATCTTCTCTTCAGTCTCGAGTCCGTGCGCTGCGTGGGATGCTGCGGATTGGCTCCAGTGGTGACCATTGACGGAGAAGTATATGGCAACACCTCTTCGGTAAAAGTGAATAGAATCCTGAATAAGAAACGAAAAGCTGAGCAAGCATGA
- a CDS encoding glycine cleavage system protein H, with protein MSGKQANKTELTPTSARQCVWVDAGVISYRLCTLNYECERCSLHQALVDGPVLVQPHASPSPNWEEVEKRRAEFEEFFKKLPASARKCRYMLTGEISYKLCLNGFNCANCSFQQMMEDSAEPDWSLPADDSHLIEGFRFPQGMHYHRNHAWVRVERDGDVRVGLDDFGQWLIGSVRGVRLPSPGETVFEGTPVCDIRLDTGRISFLAPVSGQVIATNERLLEQPGLLNQSPYVSGWLFMIKPLDLPSGLVNLLYGERARKWIEQEIGRIKEKINGGDVRQKNIHELEKNAPWRENLIDEMVGEFLLAKLKKVA; from the coding sequence ATGTCTGGGAAACAAGCGAATAAAACGGAATTGACGCCCACCTCGGCCAGACAGTGTGTGTGGGTTGACGCGGGCGTTATCTCATACAGGCTCTGCACGCTTAATTACGAGTGCGAGCGCTGTTCCCTGCATCAGGCACTGGTCGACGGGCCGGTGCTGGTTCAACCGCATGCTTCCCCATCCCCAAATTGGGAGGAGGTCGAGAAGCGACGCGCCGAGTTCGAAGAGTTTTTCAAGAAACTGCCCGCCTCGGCACGCAAATGCCGCTACATGTTGACAGGGGAAATTTCCTACAAGTTGTGTCTCAACGGGTTCAACTGCGCTAATTGCTCTTTTCAGCAGATGATGGAGGACTCGGCCGAACCAGACTGGAGTCTTCCCGCCGATGATTCGCACTTGATTGAAGGTTTCCGTTTTCCCCAAGGGATGCACTATCACAGAAACCATGCCTGGGTTCGCGTAGAACGCGACGGCGATGTTCGCGTGGGCCTGGACGACTTTGGGCAGTGGCTAATAGGCTCCGTCCGGGGTGTGCGGCTGCCGAGTCCTGGCGAGACCGTTTTCGAGGGTACGCCAGTCTGTGATATCCGCCTTGATACTGGGCGGATTAGCTTCCTGGCACCGGTATCAGGACAGGTTATCGCAACAAACGAAAGGCTGCTGGAACAGCCGGGGCTGTTGAACCAGTCGCCATACGTCAGCGGGTGGCTGTTCATGATAAAACCCCTCGATCTACCGTCAGGGCTGGTGAACCTCCTGTACGGGGAAAGAGCAAGAAAGTGGATAGAGCAGGAGATTGGACGGATCAAGGAGAAAATAAATGGCGGGGACGTTAGACAGAAGAACATCCATGAATTAGAGAAGAATGCGCCTTGGCGGGAAAATCTTATTGATGAAATGGTAGGCGAGTTCCTGCTGGCAAAGCTGAAGAAGGTAGCATGA
- a CDS encoding (2Fe-2S)-binding protein: MPLVTIKINGHEVKAEDREPILKPIRDMGIDVPTLCQMDGLEPYGVCRMCIVEVKRGKRTKLVTSCNFPASEGLEIRTNTDEVLRNRALMAELLLARCPEVKKVQEIAASLGVTKSRFKTIDEPSSCVLCGLCVRVCDEIVGASAIGFEGRGGTRVVGTPFYIHPEACIGCGACTYVCPTGAMQMETVTKERWKKELGESQRLCRYSRMGLISYKVCPNNFDCATCEVDQRLFDELGTHPVLALAPGLRQRPKQVSHFTLIEDRNYYQGHTWAKISKEHARVGLDDFAQKIIGGITKIALRAMPGDLVHRGDPALNASSNGHRATMLFPISGRIIHINPALEDNPSLINEDCYDRGWLYTMEPANSYKDASSLIGPDKASQWTQDESDSLFSVLTECESAALSDGGELLQNFSRTLDKESWNRLTDMFFSGAKSS, encoded by the coding sequence ATGCCACTGGTAACCATAAAAATCAACGGACATGAAGTAAAAGCAGAGGATCGGGAGCCAATCCTGAAGCCCATACGGGATATGGGTATCGATGTTCCTACCTTGTGTCAAATGGACGGGTTGGAGCCCTATGGCGTTTGCCGCATGTGCATCGTGGAGGTGAAACGCGGCAAGCGTACCAAGTTAGTGACCTCTTGCAATTTCCCCGCTAGTGAAGGTCTTGAGATTCGCACTAACACCGATGAAGTGCTCCGTAACCGTGCGCTGATGGCCGAGCTTCTCCTGGCCAGGTGTCCTGAGGTGAAGAAGGTACAGGAGATAGCGGCCTCGCTGGGCGTTACCAAGTCACGTTTCAAAACCATCGACGAGCCGAGCAGCTGCGTGCTGTGCGGATTGTGTGTCCGCGTATGCGACGAGATTGTAGGCGCATCCGCTATCGGCTTCGAGGGCCGCGGCGGCACTCGGGTGGTCGGAACGCCCTTCTATATACATCCTGAAGCCTGCATCGGCTGCGGCGCCTGTACTTATGTGTGCCCGACGGGAGCCATGCAGATGGAGACGGTGACAAAGGAGCGGTGGAAGAAGGAGCTTGGGGAAAGCCAGCGGCTCTGCCGGTACTCTCGCATGGGATTGATTTCCTACAAGGTATGCCCCAACAATTTCGATTGCGCCACCTGCGAGGTGGATCAACGTCTATTCGACGAGTTGGGGACGCATCCGGTCTTAGCTTTGGCGCCCGGTCTGCGCCAGCGGCCCAAGCAAGTTAGCCATTTCACTCTGATAGAAGACCGCAATTATTACCAAGGCCACACTTGGGCAAAGATCTCGAAAGAACACGCACGCGTGGGACTGGACGATTTCGCCCAGAAAATCATTGGAGGCATTACCAAGATAGCGCTCAGAGCTATGCCGGGCGATTTGGTACACCGCGGAGACCCAGCCCTGAATGCATCCAGCAATGGGCACCGTGCCACCATGCTCTTCCCTATATCGGGCAGGATAATCCACATCAATCCCGCCTTAGAGGATAATCCCTCACTTATCAATGAGGACTGCTACGACCGGGGTTGGCTCTATACGATGGAGCCGGCGAATTCTTACAAGGATGCGAGTAGTCTCATCGGTCCGGACAAAGCCAGCCAGTGGACTCAAGACGAGTCGGACTCCCTGTTCAGCGTCTTGACTGAGTGCGAAAGCGCTGCATTGTCCGACGGCGGCGAGTTGCTGCAAAACTTTTCCAGAACTCTCGATAAGGAGAGCTGGAACCGGCTCACCGATATGTTTTTTTCGGGAGCCAAATCGAGCTAG